The Hyphomonas sediminis genome contains a region encoding:
- a CDS encoding ribonuclease J: protein MADFETQPRDELVFLPLGGCGEIGMNLNAYGYGPPEARRWIIVDLGVTFGTPETPGIDLICADPAFLIGEQIDAVFLTHAHEDHIGAVGLIYPLLRTRAPIYATPFTCELVRSKMDERGVDHKWLKTVSMGGTVKAGPFEVTYVTLTHSIPEPNALAIRTPAGTILHTGDWKIDPLPQIGSATDIEGLTALGDEGVLAMVCDSTNVFENGESGSEDTVRQGLIELIAEQKQAVAVTTFASNVARVKSIVEAAGLAGRSVCLVGRSMHRVTAAAKAVGILPSRLEFVDEAEAGYLPPENVLYLCTGSQGEPNAALSRIARGNHRHVVLREGDSVIFSSRLIPGNETSVYSLQNTLAEQGIRVITPRMVPQTIHVSGHPCRDELRRMYQWVRPRVAVPVHGERRHILEHASYAESLQISETVAPRNGSLVRLAPGEAEIIDEVPAARLFLDGSRLVPEGAQGLIERRRLHNSGVIFATVSLDDVGRVIDGPVIVVKGFSETDGRVAEESLEALEDAAETALEGLSRKDRSDDEAIERVMGRALRKACDINFGLKPMIEVVVLRS from the coding sequence ATGGCAGATTTTGAAACTCAGCCTAGAGACGAACTAGTCTTCCTTCCCCTCGGCGGTTGCGGCGAGATCGGGATGAATTTGAATGCCTATGGCTATGGCCCGCCCGAGGCGCGCCGTTGGATAATTGTGGACCTTGGCGTTACTTTTGGCACGCCTGAGACGCCCGGCATTGATCTTATCTGCGCTGACCCTGCTTTTCTTATCGGCGAGCAAATTGACGCTGTGTTCCTTACGCACGCCCATGAAGATCATATTGGTGCTGTAGGGCTGATTTATCCACTGCTGCGCACACGCGCGCCGATCTATGCAACGCCGTTCACTTGCGAGCTAGTCCGCTCCAAGATGGATGAACGCGGCGTTGATCACAAATGGCTCAAGACCGTTTCAATGGGCGGTACGGTCAAGGCCGGCCCGTTTGAAGTTACTTATGTGACGCTTACGCATTCTATTCCAGAGCCCAATGCCCTCGCAATTCGAACCCCTGCAGGGACGATCCTGCACACGGGTGACTGGAAGATCGACCCATTGCCTCAAATCGGTTCAGCAACCGACATCGAAGGGCTGACAGCGCTTGGTGATGAAGGCGTGCTCGCCATGGTTTGCGATTCGACCAATGTCTTTGAAAATGGCGAGTCCGGCTCAGAAGATACAGTCCGCCAAGGCCTGATTGAGTTGATCGCCGAGCAAAAGCAAGCTGTGGCCGTCACGACGTTTGCTTCAAATGTAGCGCGGGTTAAGTCCATCGTTGAGGCGGCGGGGTTGGCTGGGCGAAGTGTTTGCCTTGTCGGGCGCAGCATGCACAGGGTTACAGCCGCCGCGAAGGCGGTGGGTATTCTGCCATCGCGCCTGGAGTTCGTGGACGAAGCAGAAGCAGGATACTTGCCTCCTGAAAACGTACTTTATCTGTGTACGGGCAGTCAGGGAGAACCTAACGCGGCGCTATCAAGAATCGCGCGCGGTAATCATCGGCATGTTGTGTTGCGTGAGGGCGATAGCGTCATATTTTCCTCGCGCCTCATTCCCGGGAATGAAACGTCAGTCTACTCCCTGCAGAATACATTGGCGGAGCAGGGTATTCGTGTGATTACGCCCCGCATGGTTCCGCAGACGATACATGTGTCTGGTCATCCGTGTCGGGATGAGTTGCGCCGTATGTATCAATGGGTTCGGCCAAGGGTCGCTGTTCCCGTGCATGGGGAGCGGAGGCATATCCTGGAACATGCTAGCTATGCTGAGTCTCTGCAAATCTCTGAAACAGTCGCGCCTCGCAATGGCAGCCTTGTCCGACTGGCTCCAGGCGAAGCGGAAATCATCGACGAAGTTCCTGCAGCAAGACTGTTCCTCGATGGAAGCCGCCTCGTTCCAGAAGGAGCTCAAGGCCTAATCGAGCGGCGACGGTTACACAATAGCGGCGTGATCTTCGCGACAGTCAGTCTCGATGATGTCGGGCGCGTGATCGATGGCCCAGTAATTGTGGTCAAGGGCTTTTCCGAAACGGACGGGCGCGTCGCTGAAGAGAGCCTGGAAGCACTGGAAGATGCGGCCGAGACCGCACTTGAAGGTTTGTCGCGCAAGGATCGCTCTGACGATGAGGCGATAGAGCGCGTTATGGGGCGTGCATTGCGTAAAGCCTGCGATATAAATTTCGGGCTTAAGCCGATGATAGAAGTAGTTGTGTTGAGGAGCTGA
- a CDS encoding ABC transporter permease: MISFIGIFFAVAALIITMSIMSGFRATLLDALLGGEPHIAAAVDGIPQDEAQAIAKIIAETPDVVSVSPYIEQFVLLSANGVRTGGIVRAIPPADLATMPILKDGGQAALAAGFGEGRNGGNIIMIGQYLAANLGLEPGDSVEVVTSQMRSGPIGQTPISKSYVVGDIFRTGSAQLDNVYVFMPMEQAQILFQSKGRYQNLDIRVKDPDMTEIAMQRIAEATGYSLLMRDWKTKNRTYLGALRTERVMVRLLVTIIMMIATLNIIVGVVMLVKNKTRDVAILRTIGLSRGGVMRVFLMVGTVLGSLGALLGMAVGVLFILNIEPIEGLINFVIDGEVFPAEQYGLDHLPAILDWADVISTGAYALFMSMFVSLIPAMWASSQDPVKALRFE, encoded by the coding sequence GTGATTTCCTTCATCGGCATTTTCTTTGCGGTTGCCGCACTGATCATCACCATGTCGATCATGAGCGGATTTCGAGCGACCTTGCTGGATGCGCTGCTTGGTGGTGAACCGCACATCGCTGCAGCGGTGGATGGTATTCCGCAGGATGAGGCGCAAGCGATCGCAAAGATCATCGCGGAAACCCCCGATGTTGTCAGCGTTTCTCCGTATATTGAGCAATTCGTCCTGCTTTCGGCAAACGGCGTCCGGACAGGGGGCATCGTTCGCGCCATTCCGCCCGCTGATCTGGCGACCATGCCGATCCTGAAGGATGGTGGACAGGCGGCACTGGCTGCCGGTTTTGGCGAAGGCCGCAATGGCGGCAACATCATCATGATCGGTCAGTATCTCGCCGCCAACCTGGGGCTGGAGCCCGGCGACAGTGTCGAGGTCGTTACCTCACAGATGCGCTCTGGTCCAATTGGTCAGACGCCCATTAGCAAGTCGTATGTTGTCGGAGACATATTCCGGACGGGATCGGCTCAGCTCGACAATGTATATGTCTTTATGCCGATGGAGCAGGCGCAGATCCTCTTCCAATCCAAGGGCAGGTATCAGAATCTCGATATACGAGTGAAAGATCCCGACATGACCGAAATTGCCATGCAGCGCATCGCCGAAGCGACGGGCTATAGCCTGCTGATGCGCGATTGGAAAACCAAGAACAGAACCTACCTCGGCGCGCTGAGAACCGAGCGTGTGATGGTCAGGCTGCTTGTTACCATCATCATGATGATTGCGACACTGAACATTATCGTTGGTGTTGTCATGCTGGTGAAGAATAAAACCCGCGATGTTGCTATTCTGCGCACGATTGGCCTCAGCAGGGGAGGCGTGATGCGCGTGTTCCTGATGGTCGGAACGGTTCTCGGATCACTTGGGGCGCTTCTCGGCATGGCCGTTGGTGTTCTGTTTATCCTGAACATTGAGCCCATCGAGGGCCTGATCAATTTTGTGATCGATGGCGAGGTTTTTCCTGCAGAGCAGTACGGCCTCGACCATTTGCCCGCGATCCTGGATTGGGCGGATGTGATCAGCACCGGCGCTTATGCATTGTTTATGTCTATGTTTGTCTCTCTGATCCCTGCCATGTGGGCCTCTTCACAGGATCCGGTCAAAGCTTTGAGGTTCGAGTGA
- a CDS encoding type III pantothenate kinase — MMLLAIDVGNTNTVFALHDGESWVNQWRSATDSTKTADDHASWLWRLADMYGVDLSRVEGCVVSSVVPHAQFNFRNLARRYLNVEPMFIGEPGLKTGMNVRVRHPEQVGADRIVSALGAHVAYPGDLIVIDSGTATTFDIVAADGAFDGGIICPGIYLSMKALHEAAAQLPRIAIQKPPQVIGKDTVSAMQSGVFLGYVELIDGLVRRIKAEWGSPMTVVATGGVASLFEGASDTIDHYDQDILIRGLLEIWIRNR, encoded by the coding sequence ATCATGCTTTTGGCCATCGACGTCGGCAACACCAATACGGTTTTCGCCCTTCATGATGGAGAAAGCTGGGTCAATCAGTGGCGGAGCGCTACGGATTCAACCAAGACTGCAGATGATCACGCCTCCTGGCTCTGGCGCCTGGCAGATATGTATGGCGTGGACCTTAGCCGGGTTGAGGGATGCGTCGTTTCTTCCGTGGTTCCACATGCACAGTTTAACTTCCGGAACCTTGCACGCCGTTACCTGAACGTTGAGCCGATGTTTATCGGAGAACCGGGATTAAAGACTGGGATGAACGTTCGCGTTCGTCACCCCGAGCAGGTTGGGGCAGACAGGATCGTCAGCGCATTGGGCGCGCATGTCGCCTACCCAGGTGACCTCATCGTTATAGACAGTGGCACTGCGACGACATTCGATATTGTTGCTGCCGATGGTGCTTTTGACGGTGGGATCATTTGCCCTGGCATCTACCTATCCATGAAGGCGTTGCATGAAGCGGCGGCTCAGCTGCCGCGTATTGCAATTCAAAAGCCGCCGCAGGTGATAGGCAAGGATACAGTGTCTGCAATGCAATCTGGTGTGTTTCTGGGCTATGTCGAACTGATTGATGGGCTGGTTCGTCGGATCAAAGCGGAGTGGGGTAGTCCGATGACTGTTGTTGCGACCGGCGGTGTCGCGTCGCTCTTCGAGGGCGCCAGCGATACGATTGACCACTACGATCAGGATATCCTGATCCGCGGCCTGCTTGAAATTTGGATACGGAACCGTTGA
- the mce gene encoding methylmalonyl-CoA epimerase — protein MSEFKIGPLNHVGVAVPDIEQACETYRSLYGATDITTPFDMPEQGVKVCFVNLPNSQIELIEPLNEASPIANFLKKNPAGGQHHVCFEVEDINQAVIEMEKRGATVLGKPRIGAHGTMIIFVHPKNSNGVLVELMETPKGHH, from the coding sequence ATGAGCGAATTCAAGATCGGGCCGCTGAACCATGTCGGTGTTGCCGTTCCGGATATCGAGCAGGCTTGCGAGACTTATAGGTCGCTTTATGGCGCAACCGATATCACAACCCCGTTTGATATGCCCGAGCAGGGTGTAAAGGTTTGCTTCGTCAACCTTCCCAACAGTCAGATTGAACTGATCGAACCCCTGAATGAAGCGTCGCCTATTGCGAACTTCCTGAAGAAGAACCCAGCAGGCGGACAACACCATGTCTGTTTCGAGGTTGAGGACATCAATCAGGCCGTGATTGAGATGGAAAAGCGCGGCGCCACTGTGCTCGGCAAACCCCGTATCGGCGCGCACGGCACGATGATCATCTTCGTACACCCCAAGAATTCCAATGGTGTGCTGGTTGAGCTGATGGAAACGCCGAAAGGTCACCACTGA
- the proS gene encoding proline--tRNA ligase, which translates to MRLSKFFLPVSKEAPSDAAIVSHQLMLRTGMVRQNGAGIYTWLPLGYRVLKRIEQIVREEMNRAGAVELLMPTLQQADLWRESGRYDDYGKEMLRIKDRHDRDMLYGPTNEELITDVFRTYVKSYKQLPLNLYHQQWKFRDEVRPRFGVMRGREFLMKDAYSFDLTEDGARAAYRKMFCAYLNAFNRMGLTAVPMRADTGPIGGDLSHEFIILAETGESAVFCDKALLDLPPPGLDLDFDADLTSEVEKRTQFYAATEEMHDEAVFDALPDDRKVSARGIEVGHIFYFGTKYSKPMNAVVQGPDGQMVPVQMGSYGIGVSRLVGALIEACHDESGIVWPEAVAPFDVGLINMRVGDEACDAACKELYAAMSAAGQEVLYDDTDDRAGAKFARMDLIGLPRQITVGPRGLADGKVEVKDRKTGDKQEVSIAHMLAQLKAS; encoded by the coding sequence ATGCGCCTGTCGAAGTTTTTCCTGCCCGTTTCCAAAGAGGCGCCGTCTGATGCGGCGATCGTCTCACACCAGCTGATGCTGCGCACCGGTATGGTCCGGCAGAATGGCGCCGGGATCTACACCTGGCTGCCTCTGGGCTACCGTGTTCTGAAACGCATCGAGCAGATCGTGCGCGAAGAAATGAACCGCGCTGGCGCTGTCGAACTGCTTATGCCGACGCTGCAACAGGCCGATCTGTGGCGTGAATCCGGCCGGTACGACGACTACGGCAAGGAAATGCTCCGGATCAAAGACCGGCATGACCGTGACATGCTGTACGGGCCGACCAATGAAGAGCTGATCACCGATGTCTTCCGGACTTATGTGAAGAGCTACAAACAGCTGCCGCTGAACCTCTATCATCAGCAATGGAAGTTCCGTGACGAGGTGCGCCCGCGCTTTGGCGTTATGCGCGGCCGGGAATTCCTGATGAAGGATGCCTACTCGTTCGATCTGACCGAGGATGGTGCCCGTGCAGCCTATCGAAAGATGTTCTGTGCGTACCTGAACGCTTTCAATCGCATGGGCCTGACGGCAGTGCCGATGCGTGCCGATACCGGTCCGATTGGTGGCGACCTCAGCCACGAGTTCATCATTCTCGCGGAAACAGGCGAAAGTGCCGTTTTCTGTGACAAAGCGCTGCTTGACCTGCCGCCTCCGGGCCTGGATCTCGACTTCGACGCGGATCTGACGAGCGAAGTTGAAAAGCGCACGCAGTTCTACGCGGCCACGGAAGAAATGCACGACGAGGCCGTGTTTGATGCCCTGCCGGATGACCGCAAAGTTTCCGCACGTGGCATCGAGGTTGGCCACATCTTCTATTTTGGTACCAAATACTCCAAGCCGATGAACGCTGTCGTGCAGGGGCCCGATGGTCAGATGGTGCCCGTGCAGATGGGCAGCTACGGCATTGGCGTGTCGCGTCTGGTGGGCGCGCTTATCGAGGCATGCCATGACGAGAGCGGCATTGTATGGCCGGAGGCTGTCGCTCCGTTCGATGTTGGCCTGATTAACATGCGTGTTGGCGATGAGGCGTGCGATGCGGCTTGCAAGGAACTTTATGCGGCGATGTCGGCCGCCGGGCAGGAAGTCCTCTACGATGACACCGATGACCGCGCCGGCGCAAAGTTTGCGCGGATGGATCTGATAGGCCTGCCTCGTCAGATAACAGTTGGCCCCCGCGGACTTGCTGATGGCAAGGTGGAAGTTAAGGATCGCAAGACAGGCGACAAACAAGAGGTCAGCATCGCACACATGCTGGCGCAGCTGAAGGCTTCCTGA
- the nuoN gene encoding NADH-quinone oxidoreductase subunit NuoN, producing MFDTQSVVQALAPELWLAAAALVLVLAGAIIGERFNSLSYKVCTAVLFAAAALSALHLQGGEAFNGLVKTTTFTNFTKVISYTLAAVAVFLSEGFLKRHEISRYEYPLLMVLASLGMGIILSANDLMTLYMGIETLSLSSYVLAAFHRDSARSSEAGLKYFVLGALASGILLYGASLVYGFTGTTSFNGLTEAGESVGAMFGMVLMIVGLAFKVSAAPMHVWTPDVYEGAPTPVVAFFSSAPKFASLVVFANVMFTLFGSVIDQWQLIIAIIAGLSMIVGSLGGLTQNNLKRLLAYSSIANVGYALVAVAAGQALGAPALLTFSTIYVVSSLGLFAGVLAMRRRGGMVESIQELGGLARRQPIFAIAMTMLVLSVAGLPPFGGFFGKYEILRAGVDAGLIPLTIVLVLASVVSLGYYLRLIKVMWFDEPKEAFERVDVTVLGTVIACAVIAGIVFMVFIGELGAGGWASYAAAGLNP from the coding sequence CAATCCGTCGTTCAGGCCCTTGCTCCGGAGCTGTGGCTCGCGGCTGCGGCCCTTGTGCTGGTACTCGCCGGCGCAATTATCGGTGAGCGGTTCAACAGCCTCTCATACAAAGTCTGTACAGCAGTTCTGTTTGCAGCAGCCGCGCTCTCGGCGCTTCATCTGCAGGGTGGGGAAGCCTTCAACGGCCTGGTTAAAACGACGACCTTCACGAACTTCACCAAGGTGATCAGCTATACATTGGCGGCAGTCGCGGTCTTCCTCTCGGAAGGGTTCCTGAAGCGACACGAAATCAGCCGGTATGAATACCCGCTCTTGATGGTCCTTGCTTCGCTAGGCATGGGGATCATCCTGTCGGCCAACGACCTGATGACGCTCTATATGGGTATCGAAACGCTCAGCCTGTCGTCCTACGTGCTGGCTGCCTTCCATCGCGACTCCGCGCGGTCTTCGGAAGCGGGCCTGAAGTATTTCGTTCTTGGCGCGCTGGCTTCCGGCATCCTGCTCTACGGCGCATCGCTGGTTTATGGCTTCACGGGCACGACTTCGTTCAATGGTCTTACAGAAGCAGGCGAGTCTGTAGGCGCTATGTTCGGCATGGTGTTGATGATAGTTGGCCTGGCATTCAAAGTTTCCGCAGCGCCGATGCACGTCTGGACGCCTGACGTTTACGAAGGCGCACCGACACCGGTTGTCGCGTTCTTCTCTTCCGCGCCGAAGTTCGCTTCGCTCGTGGTCTTCGCAAATGTGATGTTCACACTTTTCGGTAGCGTCATTGACCAGTGGCAACTGATCATTGCGATCATCGCGGGCCTTTCCATGATCGTCGGCTCGCTTGGTGGTCTTACTCAGAACAACCTGAAGCGCCTGCTGGCCTATTCGTCGATCGCCAACGTCGGTTATGCCCTCGTCGCTGTCGCTGCGGGGCAGGCTCTTGGTGCACCGGCTTTGCTGACATTCTCGACAATTTATGTGGTGTCATCTTTGGGGCTGTTCGCCGGAGTGCTGGCGATGCGCCGCCGTGGCGGCATGGTTGAGAGCATTCAGGAGCTCGGCGGTCTCGCCCGCCGTCAGCCAATCTTCGCGATCGCGATGACGATGTTGGTGCTTTCTGTTGCGGGCTTGCCGCCCTTTGGTGGGTTTTTCGGAAAGTACGAAATTCTGCGTGCGGGCGTCGACGCAGGTTTGATCCCGTTGACGATCGTGTTGGTGCTCGCATCTGTCGTGTCGCTGGGATATTATCTGCGTCTTATCAAGGTGATGTGGTTCGACGAGCCTAAGGAAGCGTTTGAACGCGTCGATGTGACAGTGCTTGGCACGGTCATCGCCTGTGCGGTTATCGCGGGTATCGTGTTCATGGTCTTCATTGGCGAGTTGGGCGCAGGTGGCTGGGCGAGCTATGCGGCAGCAGGTCTCAACCCTTGA
- a CDS encoding ABC transporter ATP-binding protein produces MMAPVLELRGIERTYRTTAVDLHVLRGTDLTVAAGELVGLVGPSGSGKSTLLHTAGLLERPESGTILLDGIDCMKQNDNGRTSIRRKKIGFVYQFHHLLPEFNAIDNIAMPLMIAGMKKKAAREKASRLLGEMGLEDRAFHQPGQLSGGEQQRVAIARALANDPRLVIADEPTGNLDPATTERVFGTLIKMVREEGAGVLVATHNLALTRHMDRVLTLKDGKLVEYAE; encoded by the coding sequence GTGATGGCACCGGTATTGGAACTTCGGGGAATTGAGCGAACCTACCGCACCACTGCAGTTGATCTTCATGTTTTGCGCGGCACCGACCTGACGGTCGCCGCAGGCGAACTCGTTGGGCTCGTCGGGCCGTCGGGTTCGGGCAAATCGACGTTGCTGCATACCGCGGGCCTTTTGGAGCGCCCGGAATCCGGCACCATCCTTTTGGATGGTATCGACTGCATGAAGCAGAACGACAACGGACGAACGAGTATTCGCCGTAAGAAAATCGGCTTCGTCTACCAATTCCATCACCTGCTTCCCGAGTTCAATGCGATCGACAACATCGCCATGCCGCTCATGATCGCCGGCATGAAGAAAAAGGCTGCGCGCGAAAAGGCGTCGCGGCTGCTGGGAGAAATGGGGCTGGAAGACCGTGCATTTCACCAGCCTGGCCAACTTTCCGGCGGCGAGCAGCAACGTGTTGCCATCGCGCGGGCGCTTGCAAACGATCCGCGTCTTGTGATTGCGGATGAGCCAACGGGCAATCTGGATCCCGCGACCACTGAAAGGGTCTTCGGAACGCTTATCAAAATGGTGCGCGAAGAGGGGGCTGGTGTGCTTGTTGCAACCCACAATCTGGCGCTCACGCGTCACATGGACCGCGTTCTGACACTCAAAGACGGCAAGCTGGTCGAGTACGCCGAGTAA
- a CDS encoding DUF1467 family protein, protein MELSGAIIVFVLSWWITFFAVLPIGVRGQWEDGSTVPGTEEGAPKTPMVLKKAIWASIGAAVITGIAALIIPLVLAQQA, encoded by the coding sequence ATGGAGCTTTCCGGGGCGATCATTGTCTTTGTGCTAAGCTGGTGGATCACTTTCTTTGCGGTCCTTCCTATCGGCGTTCGTGGCCAATGGGAGGACGGTTCAACCGTTCCTGGGACAGAAGAAGGCGCCCCGAAGACGCCAATGGTTCTGAAAAAGGCCATTTGGGCGTCCATTGGCGCGGCAGTGATTACCGGCATTGCTGCCTTGATTATACCGCTCGTGCTTGCGCAGCAGGCTTAG
- a CDS encoding biotin--[acetyl-CoA-carboxylase] ligase: MSANWPVVRFSEIDSTNSEAKRRAAAGGFQDHWIVADTQTAGRGRQDRVWSSPVGNIFTTALFSEAGGINVALRVPFSAALAVVDTVRTYAPDAAARVKWPNDVRIHQQKISGILVETGGSGRDFWVAAGIGINVAYAPENVGQGATCLNQLSGRALDFGAVLSTFHMAFEQRLAQARLGFDSLRQDWLSVAEGRGQEVSVRVGEQYVQGQFEDLEADGALRLRLPDGSARIIRAGEVNLIGQS, translated from the coding sequence TTGAGCGCCAACTGGCCCGTAGTCCGGTTCAGCGAGATTGACAGCACGAATTCGGAAGCCAAGCGTCGGGCGGCTGCCGGCGGGTTTCAGGATCATTGGATCGTCGCGGATACGCAGACTGCCGGCCGAGGCAGGCAGGATCGTGTCTGGTCGTCGCCTGTCGGCAATATATTCACCACGGCGCTGTTTTCTGAAGCCGGCGGCATCAATGTCGCGCTTCGTGTTCCGTTCTCTGCAGCGCTTGCAGTAGTCGATACTGTCCGCACCTATGCGCCGGATGCGGCTGCGCGGGTGAAGTGGCCAAATGATGTGCGCATTCACCAACAGAAGATTTCAGGCATCCTGGTCGAGACCGGTGGATCAGGACGCGATTTTTGGGTCGCGGCTGGTATCGGAATAAATGTCGCTTATGCGCCAGAGAATGTTGGACAAGGCGCCACCTGCCTCAATCAGCTCAGTGGGCGCGCTTTGGATTTCGGCGCCGTACTCAGCACCTTTCATATGGCATTCGAACAGCGGTTGGCGCAGGCTCGCTTGGGTTTTGATAGCCTGCGGCAGGATTGGCTAAGCGTCGCAGAAGGCAGGGGCCAAGAGGTCTCTGTTCGAGTTGGTGAGCAGTATGTTCAGGGCCAATTCGAAGACCTTGAGGCGGATGGGGCCCTTCGACTGCGGTTGCCCGATGGCAGCGCGCGCATCATAAGAGCGGGCGAAGTAAATCTGATCGGGCAGTCCTAA